In Papaver somniferum cultivar HN1 chromosome 1, ASM357369v1, whole genome shotgun sequence, a genomic segment contains:
- the LOC113322285 gene encoding major latex protein 146 has protein sequence MAHSHGISGLVGKLVMESEVNCNADKYYKLYKHHEDLPSVIPHIYTSVKAVEGHGTTSGCVKEWGYILEGKPLSCKEKTTYNDETRTIHHMVVAGDLMNDYKKFDATLVVNPKSNGHGCIVKWTIDYEKMNEDSPVPFGYLACQQQITEDLSSHLCASD, from the exons ATGGCTCATAGTCATGGTATTTCAGGTCTAGTTGGGAAACTTGTTATGGAATCCGAGGTGAACTGCAACGCTGACAAGTATTACAAATTATATAAGCACCATGAAGATCTTCCAAGCGTAATCCCTCATATTTACACCAGCGTCAAAGCTGTCGAGGGACATGGAACTACTTCTGGTTGTGTCAAGGAGTGGGGCTATATTCTTG AGGGGAAACCACTTTCTTGCAAGGAGAAAACTACATATAACGATGAAACAAGGACGATACATCATATGGTAGTAGCAGGAGACTTGATGAATGATTACAAGAAGTTTGATGCAACACTTGTAGTTAATCCAAAGTCTAATGGACATGGATGCATTGTTAAGTGGACTATAGATTATGAGAAGATGAATGAAGATTCTCCAGTTCCATTTGGTTATCTAGCTTGCCAGCAACAGATCACCGAAGACTTGAGTTCTCACCTCTGCGCTTCTGATTAA
- the LOC113339676 gene encoding major latex protein 149 — MAHTRGISGLVGKLVMESEVNCNADKYYQIYKHHEDLPSAIPHIVTSAKAVEGHGTTSGCVKEWGYMHEGKTLTCKEKTTYNDETRTICHSISEGDLMNDYKKFDATLVVDPKDNGHGSIVKYILDYEKINEDSPVPIHYLALCNQATEDLNTYLCASV, encoded by the exons ATGGCTCATACTCGTGGTATTTCAGGTCTAGTTGGGAAACTTGTTATGGAATCGGAGGTTAACTGCAACGCTGACAAGTATTACCAAATATATAAGCACCATGAAGATCTTCCAAGCGCAATCCCTCATATTGTCACTAGCGCCAAAGCTGTTGAGGGACATGGAACTACTTCTGGTTGCGTCAAGGAGTGGGGCTATATGCATG AGGGTAAAACACTTACTTGCAAGGAGAAAACTACCTATAACGATGAAACAAGGACGATATGTCATAGCATATCTGAAGGAGACTTGATGAATGATTACAAGAAGTTCGATGCAACACTTGTCGTTGATCCAAAGGATAATGGACATGGAAGCATTGTAAAGTATATTTTAGATTatgagaagataaatgaggatTCTCCGGTTCCTATTCATTATCTAGCTCTGTGCAATCAAGCCACCGAAGACTTGAACACTTACCTTTGTGCTTCTGTCTAA
- the LOC113339685 gene encoding B3 domain-containing protein At3g19184-like, with protein MVMKKSSSYEDLRLQRIQENMKRMKDLKLDHLAINLKKSSSSIQKPRVMVQKKLELVPAVQRRSSRLSDKPAPTYREVEDDFPLERLKCRSTGICKRRDRLGDYYVASETERAYATNKAEELKANLIRDDGFPCFAKSMLHSHVNDGFWMGLPAS; from the exons ATGGTgatgaagaagtcatcatcctatGAGGATCTCAGATTACAGAGGATCCAAGAGAATATGAAGAGAATGAAAGATCTTAAACTCGACCATTTAGCCATCAATCTCAAGAAGAGCAGCAGCTCCATTCAAAAACCAAGGGTTATGGTTCAGAAGAAGTTGGAGTTGGTTCCTGCTGTCCAGAGAAGATCTAGCCGTTTGTCAGATAAACCAGCTCCAACTTACAGAGAG GTTGAAGATGATTTCCCTTTGGAAAGGCTCAAATGTCGCAGCACAGGGATCTGTAAACGTAGAGATCGACTAGGCGATTATTATGTAGCGAGTGAAACTGAGAGAGCATATGCAACAAACAAAGCAGAAGAGTTGAAGGCGAATCTTATCAGAGATGATGGCTTTCCTTGCTTTGCTAAAAGCATGTTGCATTCTCATGTTAATGATGGGTTTTGGATG GGTCTTCCTGCTAGTTAA
- the LOC113322293 gene encoding inositol-tetrakisphosphate 1-kinase 1-like, translating into MTRRYSIGYALAPKKQKSFIQDSLVNQSRERGIDLIKIDSDKLLIDQGPFDCILHKLSGEDWVKQLDDYVIKNPNVLIIDSPNDIEIVHNRISMLQVVSDLKICDKKVENGDAKGATFGIPKQMVINDVDSLMNPCGMDEHGLKFPVIAKPLVADGSAKSHKMALVYNRDGLNKLKPPIVLQEFVNHGGVIFKVYVVGDYVKCVKRKSLPDISEEQLVGNSEEGTMSFSQISNMTTQNRADGKNYYEIMHIEDVVMPPDSLITDIARGLRQAMRLHLFNFDVIRDSKIGDHYLVIDINYFPGYAKMPCYEPVLTDFFCDLIQGKQNLGNQGVRKEEEGCPVTESVKEERTLVSNNGSADAGEEH; encoded by the coding sequence ATGACAAGACGTTATTCAATAGGCTACGCATTAGCACCAAAGAAGCAAAAATCTTTCATTCAAGATTCATTGGTGAATCAATCCAGAGAACGAGGTATTGATCTTATCAAAATTGATAGTGATAAATTGTTAATAGATCAAGGTCCATTTGATTGTATTTTACACAAATTGTCCGGTGAGGATTGGGTTAAACAATTAGATGACTATGTTATTAAGAACCCTAATGTTTTGATAATTGATTCTCCGAATGATATCGAAATTGTGCATAATCGTATTTCTATGTTACAAGTTGTTTCTGATTTGAAAATTTGTGATAAGAAAGTTGAGAATGGTGATGCCAAGGGAGCTACCTTTGGTATTCCTAAGCAGATGGTTATAAACGATGTCGATTCGTTGATGAACCCGTGCGGGATGGATGAGCATGGGTTGAAGTTTCCGGTGATTGCGAAACCATTGGTGGCTGATGGTAGTGCGAAATCGCATAAGATGGCGCTGGTTTATAATAGGGACGGGTTGAATAAGCTTAAGCCGCCAATTGTTTTGCAAGAGTTTGTGAATCATGGTGGTGTTATTTTTAAAGTGTATGTTGTTGGTGATTATGTGAAATGTGTGAAGAGGAAATCGTTGCCGGATATATCCGAGGAGCAATTAGTGGGGAATTCTGAAGAGGGGACTATGTCGTTTTCACAGATATCGAATATGACAACTCAGAATCGAGCGGATGGAAAGAATTATTATGAGATAATGCATATAGAAGACGTTGTAATGCCGCCAGATAGTTTGATTACTGATATTGCTAGAGGGTTGAGGCAAGCTATGAGGTTACATCTGTTCAATTTTGATGTTATTAGGGATTCGAAGATTGGTGATCATTATCTTGTTATTGATATTAATTACTTCCCTGGGTATGCGAAGATGCCGTGTTATGAACCTGTGTTGACGGATTTCTTTTGCGATCTCATTCAAGGGAAGCAGAATTTGGGTAATCAGGGTGTGAGGAAGGAAGAAGAGGGTTGTCCTGTGACGGAGTCTGTCAAGGAAGAGAGGACGCTTGTGAGCAATAATGGTTCGGCTGATGCAGGTGAGGAGCACTGA